A DNA window from Methylobacterium sp. NMS14P contains the following coding sequences:
- the purQ gene encoding phosphoribosylformylglycinamidine synthase subunit PurQ: protein MHAAVVVFPGSNRESDVVRALRRSGAQVSLVWHADHELPAGTDLAVLPGGFSYGDYLRCGAIAGRAAAMDAVRAHAARGGLVLGICNGFQILCESGLLPGVLMRNVDRRFICHRQTLRVERTDTRFTSAYTRGQVIDVCVAHGEGNYFADPETLARIEGEGRVAFRYCDATGAITVEANRNGSLNAIAGVLSETGNVLGMMPHPENFVEDLVGGTDGRGLFDSLAA from the coding sequence ATGCACGCCGCGGTCGTCGTCTTCCCGGGTTCCAACCGCGAGTCGGACGTCGTCCGGGCCCTGCGGCGCTCCGGCGCGCAGGTGAGCCTCGTCTGGCACGCGGACCACGAGCTCCCCGCCGGCACCGACCTCGCGGTCCTGCCCGGCGGCTTCTCGTACGGCGACTACCTGCGCTGCGGCGCCATCGCCGGCCGGGCCGCCGCCATGGACGCGGTCCGGGCCCACGCGGCCCGCGGCGGGCTCGTGCTCGGCATCTGCAACGGCTTCCAGATCCTGTGCGAATCGGGCCTGCTGCCCGGCGTGCTGATGCGCAACGTCGACCGGCGCTTCATCTGCCACCGGCAGACGCTCCGGGTGGAGCGCACCGACACCCGCTTCACCAGCGCCTACACCCGGGGCCAGGTGATCGACGTCTGCGTCGCCCACGGGGAAGGCAACTACTTCGCCGATCCCGAGACCCTGGCGCGGATCGAGGGCGAGGGCCGGGTCGCCTTCCGCTACTGCGACGCGACCGGCGCGATCACCGTCGAGGCGAACCGCAACGGCTCCCTCAACGCCATCGCGGGCGTCCTGTCGGAGACCGGGAACGTCCTCGGGATGATGCCGCACCCGGAGAACTTCGTCGAGGACCTGGTCGGCGGGACCGACGGGCGCGGGCTGTTCGACAGTCTCGCGGCCTGA
- the purS gene encoding phosphoribosylformylglycinamidine synthase subunit PurS, which yields MKARIIVTLKTGVLDPQGKAIEAALRSLSIEGVDGVRQGKVFDIEVSAVDSTAAEATLRAACEKLLANTVVENYAIEIL from the coding sequence ATGAAAGCCCGTATCATCGTCACCCTGAAGACCGGTGTGCTGGACCCGCAGGGCAAGGCGATCGAGGCCGCCCTCCGATCCCTCAGCATCGAGGGCGTCGACGGCGTCCGGCAGGGCAAGGTCTTCGACATCGAGGTGTCGGCGGTCGACAGCACCGCTGCCGAGGCGACCCTGCGGGCGGCCTGCGAGAAGCTCCTGGCCAACACCGTCGTCGAGAACTACGCGATCGAGATCCTCTGA
- a CDS encoding ActR/PrrA/RegA family redox response regulator transcription factor, translated as MLTQPGTSAASDPAVINDADPLAAFSDRSLLIVDDDKPFQTRLARAMESRGYHVQVADSVADGVSAVEARAPAFAVIDMRLGDGNGLDVIARLKERRPEARGVILTGYGNIATAVTAVKLGAFDYLAKPADADEIHGTLMAQPGERADPPENPMSADRVRWEHIQRVYELCSRNVSETARRLNMHRRTLQRILAKRAPR; from the coding sequence ATGCTCACGCAGCCCGGGACCTCGGCGGCGTCAGACCCCGCCGTGATCAACGATGCCGATCCGCTGGCCGCCTTCTCCGACCGCAGCCTGCTGATCGTCGACGACGACAAGCCCTTCCAGACCCGCCTCGCCCGCGCCATGGAGAGCCGCGGCTACCACGTGCAGGTGGCCGACAGCGTCGCGGACGGCGTCTCGGCCGTCGAGGCGCGCGCCCCCGCCTTCGCGGTGATCGACATGCGCCTCGGCGACGGCAACGGCCTCGACGTGATCGCCCGCCTCAAGGAGCGCCGCCCCGAAGCGCGCGGCGTGATCCTCACCGGCTACGGCAACATCGCCACTGCGGTCACCGCGGTGAAGCTCGGCGCCTTCGACTACCTCGCCAAGCCGGCCGACGCCGACGAGATCCACGGCACGCTGATGGCGCAGCCGGGCGAGCGGGCCGACCCGCCCGAGAACCCGATGTCGGCCGACCGGGTCCGCTGGGAGCACATCCAGCGCGTCTACGAGCTGTGCAGCCGCAACGTCAGCGAGACCGCCCGGCGCCTCAACATGCACCGCCGGACCCTGCAGCGGATCCTGGCCAAGCGCGCGCCGCGCTGA
- a CDS encoding ActS/PrrB/RegB family redox-sensitive histidine kinase has translation MPDTDLSGLGRDARHLRLDTFVRLRWLAITGQSAAVVGAQFGLGLPLPFGWCFLVIATSSWLNLALRIRFPASYRLSDDSAALLLAFDIVQLAALLFLTGGLQNPFSLLFLAPVLISATALPPERTLALGLLAVGLATLLALVHRPLPWFADGRIELPFLYVSGVWTAILLGTAFTGVYAWRVAEETRLLAQALAATELVLAREQHLSQLDGLAAAAAHELGTPLGTIMVVTKELIRQLGPTASPGVAEDLNLLREQVDRCRGILGKLTSLDGDGAGAGFLETVTFSHLVEELVAPQRALGAALAVTSAGEGPEPACRRNPGVMFGLANILDNAVDFAEAGVTVEGRWTPDRVWIEIRDDGPGFSSEVLLRAGEPYVTTRSHDRPQSGGTVGAGLGLGLFIAKTLIERSGAQLALMNVAAPDAHGAIVRVSWARHIFERGAAPRHSPELSIRAPLPPRDAVPI, from the coding sequence ATGCCCGATACCGATCTCAGCGGCCTCGGTCGCGACGCGCGACACCTGCGGCTCGACACCTTCGTCCGCCTGCGCTGGCTCGCCATCACGGGCCAGAGCGCGGCGGTCGTGGGGGCGCAGTTCGGCCTCGGCCTACCCCTGCCCTTCGGCTGGTGCTTCCTGGTGATCGCCACCTCGTCCTGGCTGAACCTCGCCCTGCGGATCCGCTTCCCGGCGAGCTACCGGCTCAGCGACGATTCCGCCGCGCTGCTGCTCGCCTTCGACATCGTGCAGCTCGCCGCCCTGCTGTTCCTCACGGGCGGGCTCCAGAACCCGTTCTCGCTGCTGTTCCTCGCCCCCGTGCTGATCTCCGCCACCGCCCTGCCGCCCGAGCGGACGCTGGCGCTCGGCCTCCTGGCGGTCGGCCTCGCGACCCTGCTGGCCCTGGTGCACCGGCCCCTGCCCTGGTTCGCGGACGGGCGGATTGAGCTGCCGTTCCTGTACGTCTCCGGCGTCTGGACCGCGATCCTGCTCGGCACCGCCTTCACGGGCGTCTACGCGTGGCGGGTGGCCGAGGAGACCCGGCTCCTCGCCCAGGCGCTCGCCGCCACCGAGCTGGTGCTCGCCCGCGAGCAGCACCTGTCGCAGCTCGACGGGCTCGCGGCCGCGGCTGCCCACGAATTGGGCACGCCGCTGGGCACGATCATGGTGGTGACCAAGGAGCTGATCCGCCAGCTCGGCCCCACCGCCTCCCCGGGGGTGGCGGAGGATCTCAACCTGCTGCGCGAGCAGGTCGACCGCTGCCGCGGCATCCTCGGCAAGCTGACCTCCCTCGACGGGGACGGGGCCGGGGCCGGCTTCCTGGAGACGGTGACGTTCAGCCACCTCGTGGAGGAGCTGGTGGCGCCGCAGCGGGCACTCGGCGCCGCCCTCGCCGTCACCAGCGCCGGCGAGGGGCCGGAGCCGGCCTGCCGGCGCAACCCGGGCGTCATGTTCGGGCTCGCCAACATCCTCGACAACGCCGTCGACTTCGCCGAGGCCGGCGTCACCGTGGAGGGGCGCTGGACCCCCGACCGGGTCTGGATCGAGATCCGCGACGACGGGCCGGGCTTCTCCAGCGAGGTGCTGCTGCGCGCGGGCGAGCCCTACGTCACCACCCGCAGCCACGACCGGCCGCAATCCGGCGGGACCGTGGGGGCCGGGCTCGGCCTCGGGCTGTTCATCGCCAAGACCCTGATCGAGCGCTCGGGGGCGCAGCTCGCCCTGATGAACGTCGCGGCGCCGGACGCCCACGGGGCGATCGTGCGCGTCTCCTGGGCCCGCCACATCTTCGAGCGCGGCGCCGCGCCGCGACATTCTCCGGAACTCAGTATCCGCGCCCCCCTGCCACCGCGCGACGCCGTACCTATATGA
- a CDS encoding polyhydroxyalkanoate depolymerase: protein MLLAYSLYEGARALMAPARVAADLTRYGLQMPGNPLAYGPYARAVSAGCEMFERVTRQYGKPAFGFTETVVDGAAVPVTERVVWERPFCRLIAFDRAFQAAPAEPQPKLLIVAPMSGHYATLLRGTVEAMLPNHRVFITDWTDARMVPLFAGQFDLDDYIDYLQEMFAVLGPDLHVMAVCQPAVPVFAAVALMEAADEPAVPTSMTLMGGPIDTRRSPTAVNCLAQERGQKWFEQNTISLVPPIYPGAWRRVYPGFLQLSGFMAMNLDRHVTAHSDMFDHLVTGDGDSAEKHREFYDEYLAVMDLTAEYYLQTVQTVFVDHALPTGQMTHRGTPVDLGAIRRCAILAVEGENDDISGVGQTKAALDLTPNLPEARKAYHLQTGVGHYGVFNGSRYRAVIAPRIAAFIRAMQAVPGARGGHLRQVG from the coding sequence ATGCTGCTGGCCTATTCCCTGTACGAGGGCGCCCGCGCCCTGATGGCGCCCGCCCGCGTCGCCGCCGACCTCACCCGCTACGGCCTGCAGATGCCGGGCAATCCCCTGGCCTACGGACCCTATGCCCGCGCGGTCAGCGCCGGCTGCGAGATGTTCGAGCGCGTCACCCGCCAGTACGGCAAGCCCGCCTTCGGCTTCACCGAGACGGTGGTGGACGGCGCGGCGGTCCCGGTCACCGAGCGGGTGGTCTGGGAGCGGCCGTTCTGCCGCCTGATCGCCTTCGACCGCGCGTTCCAGGCCGCCCCCGCGGAGCCGCAGCCCAAGCTGCTGATCGTCGCGCCGATGTCGGGGCACTACGCCACGCTGCTGCGCGGCACCGTCGAGGCGATGCTGCCGAACCACCGGGTGTTCATCACCGACTGGACCGACGCCCGGATGGTGCCGCTCTTCGCGGGCCAGTTCGATCTCGACGACTACATCGACTACCTGCAGGAGATGTTCGCGGTCCTGGGGCCGGACCTGCACGTCATGGCAGTGTGCCAGCCGGCGGTGCCGGTCTTCGCCGCGGTGGCGCTGATGGAGGCGGCCGACGAGCCGGCCGTGCCGACCTCCATGACCCTGATGGGCGGCCCGATCGACACCCGCCGCTCGCCCACCGCGGTGAACTGCCTCGCGCAGGAGCGCGGCCAGAAGTGGTTCGAGCAGAACACGATCAGCCTCGTGCCGCCGATCTACCCAGGTGCGTGGCGCCGGGTCTATCCGGGCTTCCTGCAGCTGTCGGGCTTCATGGCGATGAACCTCGACCGCCACGTCACCGCCCATTCGGACATGTTCGACCATCTGGTGACGGGCGACGGCGACTCGGCCGAGAAGCACCGCGAATTCTACGACGAGTACCTCGCCGTGATGGACCTGACGGCCGAGTACTACCTCCAGACCGTGCAGACCGTGTTCGTCGACCACGCCCTGCCGACGGGGCAGATGACGCACCGCGGCACGCCGGTCGATCTCGGCGCCATCCGCCGCTGCGCGATCCTCGCGGTCGAGGGCGAGAACGACGACATCTCCGGCGTCGGCCAGACCAAGGCGGCCCTCGACCTGACGCCGAACCTTCCGGAGGCGCGCAAGGCCTACCATCTCCAGACCGGCGTCGGCCATTACGGCGTGTTCAACGGCTCGCGCTACCGGGCGGTGATCGCCCCCCGCATCGCGGCCTTCATCCGCGCCATGCAGGCGGTGCCGGGCGCGCGGGGCGGCCACCTGCGGCAGGTGGGCTGA